The Bradyrhizobium betae genomic interval GGCTGTTTCATCCGTCATCCCCGCGCAACGGCGAAGCCGTTGTCGCTGGAGGTGCTCCCCGTGAAGCGCAAAGCGATTCACGGGGAGCCTCGAAGGATGAACGGCCCCGCTGCAGCCGGGCCGTCGCCCTTCGAGGCTCGCCGAAGAGGCGAGCACCTCAGGGCGACGGGTCGCGCTCCTCTAGATGAGGAGCGCGAGTCTTTGCTTCCTCACACAATTCCAGCCGCGACCTGGCCGCGCAGGCGCTCCAGGCCGAGCAACGTCTCCGCACAGGCTGCCGCGACCTCGACGCCCTTGATCGCAAAATGCCTGCGGAAGAAATCGTAGTGCACCTCGGTCTCGTGGAATTGCTGCGGCGTCAGCACGGCGGAGAACACCGGCACTTCGGTGCGCAGCTGCACGTCCATCAGCGCCTTGATCACGGTGTCGGCGACGAACTCGTGACGATAGATGCCGCCGTCGACGACGAGACCGGCGGCGACGATCGCGGTGTAGCGCCGCGTCTTGGCGAGGACCTGCGCATGCAGCGGAATCTCGAACGATCCTGGCACCTCGAACACGTCGACATGGGTGAGATGCCGCGCCTCGGCTTCCTTCACGAAGGCGATGCGAGCTTCCTCGACGACGTCGCGGTGCCAGCAGGCCTGCACGAAGGCGACCCGCTGCGGTTTTGCAAAGCGCGGATGTTCGGGCGCCGGATCCTGTGGAACCGGAGGCGGCGCTTGGGTGGGTTGGGACGTTTCGGCTTTGGAAGTTTGGACTTGGGGGTCTTGCAGCATCTGATTCATGGCTTTCCTTCAAAGGACCAGAATCAGGGCACACGGAACGACAAACAGCCGCACCTCGCGATGCGTCTGCCACCGACCGTTCTCTTTCATCCGGACTTTAACCGTCGGCTTCGGAGTTTCACCGAATCTGCTGACCCTTCCCCTTGGCAAGAAACCTTGGGGAAGGCGCTCGCGGGCTTAGGCCTTTCGGCCCTTACCGCCGGTGGGGACTTTCACCCCGCCCTGAGAACATCGACCGTCCGGAATGAACGGCCTAAATGGAAATATGACGCCGGTTCGAGGCCGCAGCAAGCGTGTTCCGCATGGGAAAACCGCATGGTCCCATGCCGGCCTGGCGGTGCTCGTGCAGGTCCGCTTGGAGCCACGGGCCTCGCGCGGCGGAATTAACGATTGGCGCCTTTGGCGAATCCGATTCCTGTTTGTTCTCTTCGTTAAGAATTGTGGCCGAGAGATGAGCTGTGGACGAACGAGTCCTGACTTGTGGACGGACTCGGCAGCCAGTTGCGCAGATTCCGCAAATCACATCAGTTGATCCGCGACAAGCCGCGCTGATCCCCGGACCGCAACAGCGACTCCGAGGGATCGCCCCAGCGATAACTGGGGGAGCGCGCGCCGGACCAACCGCGTGCGTATCAAAGACAACAAAAAGGCAAGAGGTCGAGACGGCATGTCCCTGCTCGAAGGCACTATCGATTCCAGAAGTCACCCGCTCGCGGTGGTCGAAGATATTGCTGCCAGCAACAACTGGCCGTTTGAACGCTCCGGCGAAGACGAACTCACGATTGTCTCCAAGGGACAATGGACCGACTACCAGATCTCATTCACCTGGATGGGCGAGATCGAGGCGCTGCATCTGGCCTGCGCCTTCGACATGAAGATTCCGGTCGCACGGCGGGGCGAGGTGCAGCGGCTCGTCGCTGCGGTCAACGAGCAATTGTGGGTCGGCCATTTCGACCTGTGGACCAACACCGGCATGATCATGCATCGCCAGGCCCTGGTGCTGCCGGGCGGCCTCACCGCCTCGACCGCGCAATGCGAGGCCATGCTCGCCGGTGCCATCCACGCCTGCGAGCGCTACTTCCCCGCGTTCCAGTTCGTGGTGTGGGCCGGCAAGACCACCGCCCAGGCCATGGACGCCGCGATGTTCGACACGGTGGGGGAGGCGTAAGGCTGCTCGCCTCGCTCTCCGCCGTCGTCCCGGACACGCGCAGCGCAGATCCGGGACCCCCCGCGTGATTTCTCCGTCGCGCGCGATGCTTGTTGCCAGCACCTCCATCCATTAAGACCACTCGTGGTTATGGATCCCCGCCTTCGCGGGGACGACAGCGAGTTTGTGGTGACCATCGTGGCAGACAACAGCACTCTCCAAAACATCACCGGCACCATCCTGCTCGCCGGCGCCGGCAAGATGGGCGGCGCGCTGCTGACCGGATGGCTGGCGGGCGGGCTCGACCCGCGCCGCGTCGCAGTGGTCGATCCGCACATCTCGCCCGAGATCACCGCGCTTGCCGGCAGGGGCGTGGCGCTCAATCCCGACGTGAAGGCGGCCGGCGCCGTCGAGACGATGGTCCTCGCGGTGAAGCCGCAGATGTTCCGCGGGGCCGGCGCCAGGCTGAGATCATTCGTTTCGGCGACAACCTCGGTCGTCTCGATCATGGCGGGAACCACGATCGCCTCGCTTCGGGAGGTCTGCGGCGGCGCCGTCGTGCGCGCGATGCCGAACACGCCGGCTGCCATCGGCCGCGGCATCACCGTTGCCGTCGCCGCGAGCGATGTCAGCGCACAGCAGCGCGCGGTGGCGGACGCGTTGCTGCGCGCCACCGGCTCGGTCGAATGGGTCGAGGATGAAAGCCTGATGGATGCGGTGACCGCCGTCTCCGGCTCGGGCCCGGCCTATGTGTTCCTGCTCGCCGAAGAGCTCGCGCGTGCCGGCGTCGAGGCGGGATTGCCCGAGGCTCTGGCGACGAAGCTTGCGCGCGAAACGGTCGCCGGCTCCGGCGAGCTGCTGCACCAGTCGGAGCTTGCCTCCAGCACGCTGCGCCAGAACGTCACATCGCCCGGCGGCACCACCGCCGCAGCCCTCGGCGTGCTGATGGGCGAGCCCGGCCTGCGCGACCTGATGATCCGCGCGATCGCGGCTGCGACGCAACGGTCGAAGGAATTGGCGAAGTAGCGGCTACGCCCCCAGCCGCTTGTTGAACATCTCGACATTGACGAGCCCGCGAGCGTGGCGGCCTTCGCCGAGCTTACGCGTGCCCTCGAACGCCTCGACCTCGAAACGGATGACGCGGCGCTCGACCGCGACGACCTTCGCGGTGGTTCGTACCGTTGCACCAACCAAGGCTGCCGCGAGATGGCGGATGTCGACCTCGGTACCGACCGTGACCCAGCCCGGCTGCAGCGCTGCGCGGATCGCATCGCCCGACGTCATCTCCATCTCCAGGATCATCATCGGCGTCGCATAGACCATCGGCATGCCCGGCACGAAATGCCCGACGGTGCGCTCCGCCGGGACCACCAGCATGCGCTCGGCGCTCATGCCGACCTTGATGAAATCGCGTGCGTCCATGGGTGCTTCAAACTCCGCCGTCGTCCCGGACAAGCGCAGCGAAGCGGAGCGCTGATCCGGGACCCATAACCACAGGATCGAGTCTGGCGACGACTCGGAGCTACCAGCTTGCCCCACAACCACGCCCTGTGGTTATGGGTCCCGGATCTGGGCTTACGCTTGTCCGGGACGACAGTCGTGAATGACGCCAATGCGTCATTTCTTCGCCGCCGCCGCGCGCTCCACAAACGTCTTGCCGCCCTTCATCTTGTGGCGGAGCGGGGCTTCGTTGATCTGGATGACGACGGCATCGGCATCGACGCCGAGATTCTTGACCAGCGCCTGCGTGATGTCGCGCATCATGCCGGCCTTCTGCTCGTCGGTGCGGCCTTCGGCCATGCTGACAGTAATCTCAGGCATCGTTCTCTCCCTTGCGGCCGAACACCGGCCATTGACGGTCGCCATCAAACAAGACGTGGATGCCCGGGACAAGCCCGGGCGTGACGCCTGCCGGAATGGCTATCCCCACTTTACGTCATGGCGCGCCAGCACCTCGCGCACTTTCGCGACGAGATCGGCTTCGCTGCACGAGAACTGCGCCGGACGGCTCTCGCGCCATTCCTGGTTGGAGGCGATGGCCGCGGCCGCCTTGGCGCCTTCGATCAGATCCTTGATCTGCACCTCGCCGCGCGCCTTTTCATCGGAGCCCTGGATGATGACGCAGGGCGCGTTACGGCGGTCGGCATATTTGAGCTGGTTACCCATGTTCTTGGGATTGCCGAGATAGAGCTCGGCGCGGATGCCGGCGGTGCGCAAGCTTGCGACCATCTTCTGATAATCGGCGACGCGATCGCGGTCGAACACGGTGACGACGACGGGGCCGAACTCGGGCCGCGTGTCGAGCTTGCCGAGCAGCGTCAGCGCCGCCTGAAGGCGTGACACGCCGATCGAGAAGCCGGTCGCTGGCACCGGCTCGCCGCGGAAGCGCGAGACGAGGCCGTCGTAACGTCCGCCGCCGCCGACCGAGCCGAAGCGCACGGGACGGCCTTTGTCGTCCTTCGTCTCGAGCAGCAGTTCGACCTCGTAGACAGGACCGGTGTAATATTCGAGACCGCGCACGACGGACGGATCGATCTTGATGCGATCTGCGCCGTAACCAGACGCCGCGACCAGCTTGGCAATCTCTTCCAGCTCGCTCACGCCGGCCTGACCGACTTCGCTCTTGGCGAGATAGGTCTCTGCCGCGGCAATGGCCTCTTTCCAGTCGTCGCGCGGCTTGGTGATGGCGAGAACGACGTCGGCCTCCGCCGCGCTCAGATTGGCGCCCTTCGTGAAGTCGCCCTTGCCTTCTTCGCCGCCGTCCCATCGTCCGGGACCAAGTAATTTGCGCACTTCATCAGCGGAAAACTTGTCGAGCTTATCGATGGCGCGCAGCACGGTCAGCCTGCGGCCTGCATTCTCTTCACCGGCGAGCCCGATGGCTTCCAGAACGCCATCCAGCACTTTGCGGTTGTTGACCTTCACGACGTACTGGCCGCGCTGAACGCCCAGCGCCTCCATCGTGTCCGCCGCCATCATGCAGATCTCGGCGTCCGCCGCCGGTGTCGCCGAGCCGACCGTGTCGGCGTCGAACTGCATGAACTGGCGGAAGCGGCCGGGGCCGGGCTTTTCGTTGCGGAAGACATAGCCGACGCGATAGCTGCGATAGGGCAGGACCAGGCCGTCGGTGCCGTAGCGCTCGCCGACATAGCGGGCGAGCGGCGCGGTCAGATCGTAGCGGAGCGAAATCCACTGCTCGTCGTCGTCCTGGAACGAGAACACGCCCTCGTTCGGACGGTCCTGGTCGGGCAGGAATTTTCCGAGCGCGTCGGTATATTCCATCGCCGGAGTCTCCACGGGCTCGAAGCCGTAGAGCTCGTAGACGGCGCGGATCTTCTCGACCATCTCGCGCGTCGCCCGGATCGCGGCGGGATCGCGATCCTCGAGTCCGCGCGGCAGACGCGCCTTCAGTTTCTGCGGTTTTTTGGGTTTTTCGGCCATGCGCGGCGTTTACCAGCCGAAGCCGGTGGCGGCAACTGCCCTACGGCTGCTCCATCCGCGCCCGGAGCGCATCGGCCTCGGCTATCGGCATGGATTTGAGCAGCGGCTTGACGGTCTCGCCGCCGACGATCTTGCCGTTGCGCATGAACATCCAGTCCGAGATGTCGGTCTCGCTGAATTGAGCGAGGTCTCCCAATCGCTTTCCAGGCATGTTCTGAGGCATGTCCGCGAAACGCGCGGCATAGTCGCCGCTCGGCAGCCTCTTCACCTGGCTCATCCAGATATGCTCGCCATTGCCTGCGGTCAGAAATCGCACCTTGAGAGAGTGTCCGGTCTCCGACGGTTTCGAGGCCTCGTAAGAAGCCCAGAAGACAGGCAGCGTAGCGCGCGCACGAGCGATTGCCGCGTTCATTTCGGCGTCAGTATCGGCCACGCTGATGACCCGGTCCGGCACGTTCACCGCGGGATGTGGACCCAGGTTTAGAATGCCGAAGACGGCAAGGGCCGTGACGACGGCGGATACGGCCCATTTGATTGGCTGGGAGAGAGAGGTCGGCATGCTCGGGCGTCTAACACTGCGATGTCCCAATCATTGTCGCACAGTTGCGCAGACGCGTTCAACAACTAAAGGTTATCGTCATCAGGGAAGTCCCAACGTGCCGCCCGTCCGCGGGGCGGCACGTTGTCGATCCGTTTCGCGACCCTAGACCCGGGACACGAAGCCTCAAAACACCTTGCGGATCCAGTTGTGCGGATCGTTGGTGCGGCCGTACTGGATGTCGACGAGCTGCTTGCGCAGGCCCATGGCGACGGGGCCGGCGGCGCCGCCGCTGATCTCGAAATCGCCGCTCACCGAACGCACCTTGCCGATCGGCGAGATCACCGCGGCGGTGCCGCAGGCAAAGGCTTCCTTGAGCTTGCCGGAAGCCGCGTCCTTGCGCCACTGGTCGAGCGAGTACGGCTCCTCGCGCACGGTCTTGCCGGCATCGCGGGCGAGCGTGATGATGGAGTCGCGGGTGATGCCAGGCAGGATCGTGCCAAGCGGCGGCGTCGACAGCGAGCCGTCCTCGAACACGAAGAACACGTTCATGCCGCCGAGCTCCTCGATATAGCGGCGCTCGTTCGCGTCGAGGAAGACGACCTGATCGCAGCCGTGCTGGATCGCTTCGGCCTGCGCCCGCAGGCTT includes:
- a CDS encoding 6,7-dimethyl-8-ribityllumazine synthase, with amino-acid sequence MNQMLQDPQVQTSKAETSQPTQAPPPVPQDPAPEHPRFAKPQRVAFVQACWHRDVVEEARIAFVKEAEARHLTHVDVFEVPGSFEIPLHAQVLAKTRRYTAIVAAGLVVDGGIYRHEFVADTVIKALMDVQLRTEVPVFSAVLTPQQFHETEVHYDFFRRHFAIKGVEVAAACAETLLGLERLRGQVAAGIV
- a CDS encoding YbjN domain-containing protein; translated protein: MSLLEGTIDSRSHPLAVVEDIAASNNWPFERSGEDELTIVSKGQWTDYQISFTWMGEIEALHLACAFDMKIPVARRGEVQRLVAAVNEQLWVGHFDLWTNTGMIMHRQALVLPGGLTASTAQCEAMLAGAIHACERYFPAFQFVVWAGKTTAQAMDAAMFDTVGEA
- the proC gene encoding pyrroline-5-carboxylate reductase; the protein is MDPRLRGDDSEFVVTIVADNSTLQNITGTILLAGAGKMGGALLTGWLAGGLDPRRVAVVDPHISPEITALAGRGVALNPDVKAAGAVETMVLAVKPQMFRGAGARLRSFVSATTSVVSIMAGTTIASLREVCGGAVVRAMPNTPAAIGRGITVAVAASDVSAQQRAVADALLRATGSVEWVEDESLMDAVTAVSGSGPAYVFLLAEELARAGVEAGLPEALATKLARETVAGSGELLHQSELASSTLRQNVTSPGGTTAAALGVLMGEPGLRDLMIRAIAAATQRSKELAK
- a CDS encoding thioesterase family protein → MDARDFIKVGMSAERMLVVPAERTVGHFVPGMPMVYATPMMILEMEMTSGDAIRAALQPGWVTVGTEVDIRHLAAALVGATVRTTAKVVAVERRVIRFEVEAFEGTRKLGEGRHARGLVNVEMFNKRLGA
- a CDS encoding tautomerase family protein, whose product is MATVNGRCSAARERTMPEITVSMAEGRTDEQKAGMMRDITQALVKNLGVDADAVVIQINEAPLRHKMKGGKTFVERAAAAKK
- the hisS gene encoding histidine--tRNA ligase, producing MAEKPKKPQKLKARLPRGLEDRDPAAIRATREMVEKIRAVYELYGFEPVETPAMEYTDALGKFLPDQDRPNEGVFSFQDDDEQWISLRYDLTAPLARYVGERYGTDGLVLPYRSYRVGYVFRNEKPGPGRFRQFMQFDADTVGSATPAADAEICMMAADTMEALGVQRGQYVVKVNNRKVLDGVLEAIGLAGEENAGRRLTVLRAIDKLDKFSADEVRKLLGPGRWDGGEEGKGDFTKGANLSAAEADVVLAITKPRDDWKEAIAAAETYLAKSEVGQAGVSELEEIAKLVAASGYGADRIKIDPSVVRGLEYYTGPVYEVELLLETKDDKGRPVRFGSVGGGGRYDGLVSRFRGEPVPATGFSIGVSRLQAALTLLGKLDTRPEFGPVVVTVFDRDRVADYQKMVASLRTAGIRAELYLGNPKNMGNQLKYADRRNAPCVIIQGSDEKARGEVQIKDLIEGAKAAAAIASNQEWRESRPAQFSCSEADLVAKVREVLARHDVKWG
- a CDS encoding YegJ family protein → MPTSLSQPIKWAVSAVVTALAVFGILNLGPHPAVNVPDRVISVADTDAEMNAAIARARATLPVFWASYEASKPSETGHSLKVRFLTAGNGEHIWMSQVKRLPSGDYAARFADMPQNMPGKRLGDLAQFSETDISDWMFMRNGKIVGGETVKPLLKSMPIAEADALRARMEQP